In Bradyrhizobium sp. 1(2017), one DNA window encodes the following:
- a CDS encoding AMP-binding protein, with translation MSGSAAAVMTKPAFRKVEWLARDIDIARRGDGTVVLKSRIPLQPYEKHIPASLAKWAREAPDRIWLAQRGGPDREWRKVSYGEAKRTVDALTQGLLNLELGGRPVTILSGNSIEHALMTQAAMQARAPAAPVSPAYSLMSHDHVKLKYLFDLIKPAVVMVQDGPTFEKALKALDLTGVTVVHVARPCEGVKSVGFAELAATPVTKDVEASTAKITADTVGKLLFTSGSTGMPKAVINTQGMMCANAAMMMQVRPRSPDGPISTMLDWMPWNHTMGGNAAFHPILVDGGTLYIDDGRPMPGQFEETLRNLREISPTYYANVPAGYAALAAAMEKDEALCRSFFKNLSIMAYGGARLPDDLYDRMQALAVKTTGERIVFYTGWGSTETAPTSTGTYWDTERVGLIGLPFPGVELKMVPCGSKYELRLRGVNVTPGYFGQPDLTTKMFDEEGFYCIGDAGIFVDDSDPVKGIIFAGRVVEDFKLTTGTFVHVGSLRTDAIAAATPVVHDALVAGQDRAFIGLLAWPNLHACRQLVGNPDLSFADAVKHPEVIACFRRGLEAHNKDCEGASSRMIARAMLMVEPPSIDGNELTDKGYINQRAGLERRAALVERLYADQPGEDVIVLR, from the coding sequence TCGCTGGCGAAATGGGCGAGGGAAGCGCCCGACCGTATCTGGCTGGCGCAGCGCGGCGGACCCGATCGCGAATGGCGCAAGGTATCCTATGGCGAGGCCAAACGCACCGTGGATGCGTTGACGCAAGGACTGCTGAACCTCGAGCTCGGGGGACGACCGGTCACGATCCTGTCCGGCAATTCGATCGAGCACGCGCTGATGACGCAGGCGGCGATGCAGGCGCGCGCTCCGGCGGCTCCGGTGTCGCCGGCTTACTCCTTGATGAGCCACGATCACGTCAAGCTGAAATATCTGTTCGATCTGATCAAGCCGGCCGTGGTGATGGTGCAGGACGGCCCGACCTTCGAGAAGGCGTTGAAGGCGCTCGACCTCACCGGCGTCACCGTCGTCCACGTTGCGCGGCCCTGCGAGGGCGTCAAGAGCGTCGGCTTTGCCGAGCTTGCGGCAACGCCGGTGACGAAGGACGTCGAGGCGTCGACCGCGAAGATCACGGCTGACACCGTCGGCAAGCTGCTGTTCACGTCGGGCTCCACTGGCATGCCCAAGGCCGTCATCAACACGCAAGGCATGATGTGCGCCAATGCGGCGATGATGATGCAGGTGCGGCCGCGTTCGCCTGACGGTCCGATCTCGACCATGCTGGACTGGATGCCGTGGAACCACACCATGGGCGGCAATGCCGCGTTCCATCCGATCCTGGTCGATGGCGGCACGCTCTATATCGACGACGGCCGGCCGATGCCGGGCCAGTTCGAGGAGACGCTGAGAAACCTGCGCGAGATCTCGCCGACCTATTACGCCAATGTGCCCGCGGGCTATGCGGCGCTTGCGGCGGCGATGGAAAAGGACGAGGCGCTGTGCCGCTCGTTCTTCAAGAATCTGTCGATCATGGCCTATGGCGGTGCGCGGCTGCCGGACGATCTCTACGATCGCATGCAGGCGCTGGCAGTGAAGACGACCGGTGAGCGCATCGTGTTCTACACCGGCTGGGGCTCGACCGAGACCGCGCCGACCTCGACCGGCACCTATTGGGACACCGAGCGCGTCGGCCTGATCGGCCTGCCGTTCCCCGGCGTCGAATTGAAGATGGTGCCGTGCGGCTCGAAATACGAGCTGCGCCTGCGCGGCGTCAATGTCACGCCCGGCTATTTCGGCCAGCCAGATTTGACGACGAAGATGTTCGACGAGGAAGGCTTCTACTGCATCGGTGATGCCGGCATCTTCGTCGACGATTCCGATCCGGTGAAAGGCATCATCTTTGCCGGGCGCGTGGTGGAAGACTTCAAGCTCACCACAGGTACCTTCGTGCATGTCGGCTCGCTCCGTACCGACGCGATCGCGGCCGCAACGCCCGTGGTGCACGACGCGCTGGTCGCGGGACAGGATCGCGCCTTCATCGGCCTCCTGGCCTGGCCGAACCTGCACGCCTGCCGCCAGCTCGTCGGCAATCCCGATCTGAGCTTTGCCGATGCGGTGAAGCATCCGGAGGTGATCGCCTGCTTCAGGCGCGGGCTGGAAGCGCACAACAAGGACTGCGAAGGCGCCAGCAGCCGCATGATCGCCCGCGCGATGCTGATGGTCGAGCCGCCCTCGATCGACGGCAACGAACTCACCGACAAGGGTTACATCAACCAGCGCGCTGGCCTCGAGCGCCGTGCTGCGCTGGTGGAGCGGCTCTATGCGGATCAGCCCGGTGAAGATGTGATCGTGCTGCGATGA